A genomic stretch from Sphingobacterium sp. ML3W includes:
- a CDS encoding trigger factor — MNISHENVDAINAVVNVALAPEDYNPQVDKEIKAQAKKAKLPGFRPGQVPVGHIRRTYGKSILFDEINKLVNDKITNYISENKLEVLGQPLPLEDDAQYSWDYKDNFNFKYEIGLAPAFELPFTAETEFAVYDIKADQETLADRIKNLRRSYGKMTNPEVSEEGDVLYATLKQDKEEGLEKTTSIRTDIVEDAKIKKSLVGLKKDDAVKIDVKKAFKTEDLARILGITEEEATALDVTKFELTVKNINRLEEADLNQEFFDKLFAEGEVTEEAQFTEKVKEEVENLFKQNSDQKLRNDMYTFGMDKVDVKFPEEFLKRWLKATNPSISEEELNEGFADFLNNLKWTIIENRVVTENGLEVKYDEVINLAKERIYAQIKMYNINEEPSDEQLNQFAIQLLQDREQGNRLFEEAKALKVFDHLKGLVKLNSSDIEFKEFEKLA; from the coding sequence ATGAATATTTCACACGAGAATGTAGATGCAATCAATGCGGTCGTCAACGTCGCATTAGCACCTGAAGATTATAATCCTCAAGTCGACAAAGAGATTAAAGCGCAAGCTAAAAAGGCAAAATTACCAGGTTTCCGTCCGGGTCAGGTTCCAGTGGGACATATCAGACGTACTTATGGTAAATCTATCTTATTTGATGAGATCAATAAATTGGTGAACGATAAAATCACGAATTATATTTCAGAAAATAAATTAGAAGTTTTAGGTCAGCCACTTCCTTTGGAAGATGACGCACAATATAGCTGGGATTATAAAGACAATTTCAATTTTAAATATGAGATTGGTTTAGCTCCTGCTTTTGAATTGCCTTTTACTGCTGAGACTGAGTTTGCTGTTTACGATATCAAAGCTGATCAAGAGACCTTGGCAGATCGTATCAAAAACTTGCGTCGTAGCTATGGAAAGATGACTAATCCAGAAGTATCAGAAGAAGGTGATGTATTGTATGCTACCTTGAAACAAGATAAAGAGGAAGGTCTTGAGAAAACAACTTCGATCCGTACGGATATCGTTGAAGATGCAAAAATCAAGAAATCTTTAGTAGGTCTTAAAAAAGACGATGCTGTTAAAATCGATGTTAAGAAAGCTTTCAAAACAGAAGATTTAGCACGTATCTTAGGTATCACTGAAGAAGAAGCTACAGCTTTGGATGTTACAAAATTCGAATTGACTGTTAAAAACATCAACCGTTTAGAGGAAGCTGACCTTAACCAAGAATTTTTCGATAAATTGTTTGCAGAAGGTGAAGTAACTGAAGAAGCTCAATTTACTGAAAAAGTAAAAGAAGAAGTGGAAAACTTGTTCAAGCAAAACTCGGATCAAAAATTACGTAACGATATGTATACTTTTGGTATGGATAAAGTTGACGTAAAATTCCCTGAGGAGTTCTTGAAAAGATGGTTGAAAGCTACGAATCCTAGCATTTCTGAAGAGGAGCTTAACGAAGGCTTTGCTGATTTCTTGAACAACTTGAAATGGACAATCATCGAAAACCGTGTCGTTACTGAAAACGGTCTTGAAGTTAAATATGATGAGGTAATCAATTTAGCGAAAGAACGTATCTACGCACAAATCAAAATGTACAATATCAACGAAGAGCCTTCTGATGAGCAATTGAATCAGTTTGCAATTCAATTGTTACAAGACAGAGAGCAAGGTAACCGTTTGTTCGAAGAAGCTAAAGCTTTGAAAGTATTTGATCACTTAAAAGGTTTGGTTAAATTGAACAGTAGTGATATTGAATTTAAAGAATTCGAAAAATTAGCGTAA
- a CDS encoding translocation/assembly module TamB domain-containing protein, which translates to MSIVLGSIFIILLALALSLQLKPVQNFVAQKAIKYLSKELDTKISLKSIYFKPFKSVVIEGFEIYTPEGQKIIKSEKIEATVDLSQLIELNRVVINKLKIENTESNFEQFKDSSNISFLIRYFNPPKKEKKKSSKKIIFDIKELIINNNSFNYVNHRQKHYNKVVDFGDLGISKLNAHFSNIKIDSNRISADIKGFNLNEKKGLVIKGLLAHASVSNKSIELTDLMLTTNRSTVKNYIKLSYNNFSDFSDFIHKVNVEIRARDSRIHSEDIALFSSPMHQVRFDVKIKKSNLRGTVAAINASQVDLTIGKNTELAGDLKIIGLPDIDKTNFIVPHVFISSEHSDLKNIISELGNLKNFKLPEIVTLFNKFTFKGSLLGQYNKFKTIGAFDTDIGNVEADGTLDLRKEIKYAGRFQSKKFDLGKATKLKDLGSSGFDLQLDGIGTDPKYLKLNIAGNLTNFSFKQYTYQQIQVKGDIDKQLFLGSGIIHDPNLRLQFTTDVDWSSRPNYHLDADIQQANLKKLNFFQGDSINIIDTKLHTSLIGDNINNITGEFKSDSVSFTSSKGKFVIKNINFLAEGDQEARSLTLQSAIGHIDLKGRIDLNTIVPYFKALAMRYAPAIGFEKNDFNRQDFDLNINIKSFRPIATFFRKDIALDSGATLNAKFASEKQTANFNFYAPEFKYNGIRLTHLIIDQNANLKNMELQTSIDQINFTDSTYIKNVNISNTLVNDSLQFNIKMSELEASNSLDLNGVIRFAHAKPAFINFYPSNILINKEQWLVNNDAQLKISKGKWYFEKLTLSHAEQKVHIDGILSNDLSDQINLRFQDFNLSSLNGITKPHGINLLGNLNGQIEVNSVFKSPFIVANIKTSPILYNNIPIGSLALSANYDPENQLVKLDSKIEEGDKLIQLRGSYNHLSESNKLNLRATLVNTDVFVFQPFLRSLVSNIKGKVNADLDIEGDILNPKISGSGKLDNASMVINYLKTPYRLSEEVNVTNNRIFLTGLKIYDQKNNVATIDGIVDLNKLSDPDIDVTAEAKNFMVLNTTIKDNNTYYGTAYASGTFQFKGLTSAMNINIRAKSEENTVINIPFNSASTISDSDFIYFIEKDSTKIKKNQKKRDFNGLTMNMDLLITPNAEINLFSSMGELSGKGNSNLNMRISSLGDFEMFGDFIVNSGKFNFTAQDYINKIFDLKEGGTVRWAGNPTEANININAIYQQRTSLAPLYNAAGREENPERVLAQADMILKGQLSQPDITFDINFPQNPGVKDELQGYFSDANNVNQQALSLIVRRSFTPGTQSDFGKEVNNTLLSAGTEIAFNQINNIIAQSLNINFFDINIKSLNDASASLRLFNDRLVLTGGISDRRNQALTDLNVFSDRVSTDAEALFYLRKDGRLVLRASNRLNTRNFLLSPNDGEYISAFGLLYRQEFNTFSEFLKRLFPLGKKKNFFIPAQTDAKKSQPN; encoded by the coding sequence ATGTCAATAGTCCTGGGTAGTATATTCATTATACTGCTTGCATTGGCATTATCGCTACAGCTGAAACCTGTACAAAATTTTGTCGCACAAAAGGCCATCAAGTATTTATCCAAGGAGTTGGACACCAAAATCAGTTTAAAAAGTATTTATTTTAAACCCTTTAAATCTGTTGTTATAGAGGGCTTCGAAATTTATACCCCAGAAGGTCAAAAAATCATAAAATCCGAAAAAATAGAGGCAACTGTAGATCTATCCCAACTCATAGAATTGAACAGGGTTGTCATTAATAAGTTGAAGATTGAAAATACGGAAAGTAATTTCGAACAATTTAAGGATAGCAGCAATATCTCATTTTTAATCCGATATTTCAACCCGCCAAAGAAAGAGAAAAAGAAAAGTTCAAAAAAAATAATCTTTGATATTAAAGAACTTATTATCAACAACAACTCATTCAACTATGTTAATCACAGGCAAAAACACTATAACAAAGTTGTTGATTTTGGCGATTTAGGCATATCAAAATTAAATGCACACTTTAGTAATATTAAAATTGACTCCAATCGTATCTCAGCAGACATCAAAGGTTTCAATCTTAATGAGAAAAAAGGATTGGTTATTAAGGGACTCCTCGCCCATGCTTCAGTAAGTAACAAAAGCATTGAACTGACAGATCTCATGCTCACAACCAATCGTTCCACAGTCAAAAATTATATAAAATTAAGCTACAATAATTTTTCAGATTTTTCAGACTTTATCCATAAAGTCAATGTCGAGATACGTGCACGCGATTCGCGCATACACTCCGAAGATATTGCCCTCTTTTCATCCCCAATGCACCAGGTCAGGTTTGATGTAAAGATCAAAAAATCAAATCTGAGAGGTACAGTAGCAGCCATCAATGCTTCACAAGTAGATCTGACCATCGGAAAAAACACCGAATTAGCGGGTGATCTAAAAATTATAGGTCTACCTGATATAGACAAGACAAACTTTATTGTTCCCCATGTTTTTATTTCCTCTGAACATAGCGATCTCAAAAATATTATTAGTGAACTTGGCAATTTAAAAAACTTCAAACTTCCGGAGATTGTCACACTCTTCAATAAATTCACATTCAAAGGCAGTTTACTTGGACAGTACAATAAGTTTAAAACCATTGGTGCCTTCGACACTGATATTGGTAACGTAGAAGCTGATGGAACACTAGACTTGCGAAAAGAGATAAAATATGCCGGTAGATTTCAGTCTAAAAAATTTGATCTTGGTAAAGCTACCAAATTAAAAGATTTGGGCAGTTCTGGATTCGATCTACAGCTCGATGGAATAGGTACTGATCCCAAGTATTTAAAGCTCAATATAGCAGGCAATCTAACTAATTTCAGTTTTAAACAATATACCTATCAGCAAATTCAGGTTAAAGGGGATATAGACAAACAATTATTTCTTGGTTCGGGAATAATACATGACCCAAATCTTCGGTTACAGTTTACAACAGATGTAGACTGGTCCTCTCGCCCCAACTACCACTTGGATGCTGACATACAACAGGCAAATTTAAAAAAGCTCAATTTCTTTCAAGGTGACTCAATCAATATTATAGACACTAAATTACATACGAGCTTAATTGGAGATAACATCAATAATATCACAGGGGAATTTAAATCTGATAGTGTAAGTTTTACTTCCTCCAAAGGAAAGTTTGTGATCAAAAATATCAATTTCCTCGCAGAAGGAGATCAAGAAGCTCGGTCGTTAACACTGCAGTCCGCTATTGGCCATATTGACCTCAAAGGAAGAATTGATCTAAACACGATTGTCCCCTATTTTAAGGCCCTCGCGATGCGTTACGCCCCTGCAATTGGATTTGAAAAGAATGACTTTAACCGTCAGGACTTTGACCTCAATATCAATATAAAATCATTCAGACCTATCGCAACGTTCTTTAGAAAAGACATCGCCCTGGATAGTGGAGCAACATTGAATGCAAAATTTGCCAGCGAAAAGCAGACAGCAAATTTTAATTTTTATGCGCCTGAATTCAAATACAATGGCATACGTCTCACCCATTTGATTATTGACCAAAATGCCAATCTTAAAAATATGGAACTACAGACTTCCATAGACCAGATCAATTTTACGGATAGCACTTACATCAAGAATGTAAATATTTCAAATACCTTAGTCAACGACAGCCTACAGTTCAACATCAAAATGTCAGAACTGGAAGCCAGCAATAGCTTAGATCTCAATGGGGTTATCCGTTTTGCCCACGCAAAGCCAGCTTTCATCAATTTTTACCCGTCCAATATACTTATCAACAAAGAACAGTGGCTTGTCAACAATGATGCACAATTAAAAATTTCAAAGGGCAAATGGTATTTTGAGAAACTCACATTGAGTCATGCAGAGCAGAAAGTGCATATTGATGGCATATTATCAAATGACCTTTCAGATCAAATCAATTTAAGATTCCAAGATTTTAATCTCAGCTCGCTCAATGGTATCACAAAACCACACGGAATCAATTTGTTAGGAAACTTAAATGGACAGATCGAGGTCAATTCTGTTTTTAAGTCTCCTTTTATCGTTGCGAATATCAAGACATCTCCTATCCTTTATAATAATATTCCTATAGGATCATTAGCGCTTAGTGCCAATTATGATCCTGAAAACCAATTGGTAAAATTAGACAGTAAAATAGAAGAAGGTGATAAATTAATTCAGTTAAGAGGTTCTTACAACCACCTAAGTGAAAGCAACAAGCTCAACCTTAGGGCAACTTTAGTGAATACAGATGTATTTGTTTTTCAACCGTTTCTGCGAAGTCTAGTTTCTAACATTAAAGGTAAGGTAAATGCAGATCTGGACATTGAAGGTGATATCCTAAACCCCAAAATTAGTGGATCAGGAAAGCTTGACAACGCTTCCATGGTTATCAATTACCTCAAAACTCCCTATCGTCTTTCCGAAGAAGTCAACGTGACCAACAATAGAATTTTCCTTACTGGTCTCAAAATATACGATCAAAAAAACAATGTAGCGACAATCGATGGTATTGTCGATCTCAACAAGTTAAGTGACCCCGATATAGATGTGACAGCCGAAGCGAAAAATTTCATGGTATTGAATACAACAATAAAAGATAATAATACCTATTACGGTACCGCTTATGCTTCTGGAACCTTTCAGTTCAAGGGATTGACATCAGCAATGAATATCAATATACGCGCTAAATCAGAAGAAAACACAGTCATCAATATACCCTTTAATAGCGCAAGTACAATTTCCGATAGTGATTTCATCTACTTTATAGAAAAAGATTCCACCAAAATCAAGAAAAATCAAAAGAAACGGGATTTTAATGGTTTGACGATGAATATGGATCTACTGATCACACCAAATGCTGAAATCAACCTTTTTTCAAGTATGGGGGAACTATCGGGCAAAGGAAATAGTAACCTGAATATGCGAATATCTTCACTGGGAGATTTTGAAATGTTCGGTGATTTCATTGTTAACAGTGGCAAGTTTAATTTCACTGCACAGGATTATATCAACAAAATATTTGACTTAAAGGAAGGTGGAACTGTACGATGGGCTGGAAATCCGACTGAAGCCAATATCAATATCAACGCAATCTACCAACAAAGAACAAGCTTAGCTCCACTGTACAATGCCGCTGGAAGAGAGGAAAACCCTGAGCGTGTATTAGCACAAGCAGACATGATTTTAAAAGGTCAGTTGAGCCAGCCCGATATTACATTTGACATCAATTTCCCGCAGAATCCAGGTGTTAAGGACGAACTGCAAGGGTATTTCTCTGATGCCAACAATGTCAACCAGCAAGCGCTCAGTTTAATTGTCAGACGTAGCTTCACCCCCGGAACACAAAGCGATTTTGGGAAAGAAGTTAATAATACATTGCTATCAGCAGGCACCGAAATTGCTTTCAATCAGATCAACAATATAATCGCGCAATCACTTAATATCAATTTCTTTGATATCAATATCAAATCACTTAATGACGCCTCTGCATCCCTTCGTTTATTTAATGATAGGTTGGTTCTCACAGGCGGTATTTCGGATCGTCGGAATCAGGCTTTAACTGACCTGAATGTATTCTCAGATCGTGTTTCAACCGATGCGGAAGCGCTATTCTACTTGCGTAAAGATGGCCGTCTTGTACTCAGGGCCTCTAACCGTCTAAACACAAGAAATTTCCTTCTTAGTCCAAACGATGGGGAATATATCAGCGCCTTTGGATTATTATATCGGCAAGAGTTTAACACCTTCTCTGAATTTCTGAAAAGGTTATTTCCATTAGGAAAGAAGAAGAATTTCTTTATTCCAGCCCAAACAGACGCAAAGAAAAGTCAACCCAATTAA
- a CDS encoding energy transducer TonB, translating into MMNSKLNIYRKEWLDVIFAGRNKMYGAYELRNLSNKATNVGLAIVVSLAFLLIVGSYGYNRYFKKAVPVVTTTIADMMPEDLDAIQKEAEKKDEVKEEPILMQEKAPQQIAQDVSKFDLVRMPEPKITKANEVTEDVATQDELNKPNTMTARITLKANAAGTHIARGEFGPSKKDGSITGSKVGVVSGGGTDNNASTVFEAVEVMPRPEGGMPAFMKWVSENYNFPQSALDQGVSGVIEVSFVVERDGSLTDIAVKRDMNFGTGEAAINLLKKAKKWKAGVQNGRTVRVAYTLPIRLSAVSQ; encoded by the coding sequence ATGATGAACTCAAAATTGAATATCTATCGCAAGGAATGGCTGGATGTTATCTTTGCAGGTCGCAACAAGATGTATGGTGCATATGAGTTGCGGAATTTGTCAAATAAAGCAACAAATGTGGGGCTAGCTATTGTTGTTTCCCTTGCTTTCCTTTTGATCGTGGGTTCTTATGGGTATAATAGATATTTTAAGAAAGCTGTACCTGTAGTGACCACTACGATTGCGGATATGATGCCTGAGGATCTAGACGCGATTCAGAAAGAAGCTGAGAAAAAAGATGAGGTGAAAGAAGAGCCTATTTTAATGCAGGAGAAAGCGCCACAGCAGATCGCACAGGATGTGTCGAAGTTTGATTTGGTGCGTATGCCAGAACCTAAGATTACCAAGGCAAATGAAGTAACTGAGGATGTTGCTACACAGGATGAACTGAATAAACCCAATACAATGACTGCACGTATCACGTTGAAAGCGAATGCCGCGGGAACGCATATCGCACGAGGTGAATTTGGCCCCTCTAAGAAGGATGGTAGTATTACAGGCAGTAAAGTAGGAGTAGTGTCAGGGGGAGGTACTGATAACAATGCAAGTACAGTGTTTGAGGCTGTTGAAGTAATGCCACGTCCAGAAGGTGGTATGCCGGCTTTCATGAAATGGGTGTCGGAAAATTATAATTTTCCACAATCAGCTTTGGATCAGGGTGTATCGGGGGTTATCGAAGTATCTTTTGTGGTGGAGCGAGATGGATCTTTGACAGATATTGCGGTAAAACGGGATATGAATTTTGGAACTGGAGAAGCCGCAATTAATTTATTAAAAAAGGCAAAAAAATGGAAAGCTGGTGTTCAGAATGGACGAACTGTGCGGGTGGCTTATACTTTACCTATCCGTTTAAGTGCGGTATCTCAATAA
- a CDS encoding LutB/LldF family L-lactate oxidation iron-sulfur protein, giving the protein MSESTANTFLKESAQKAFDTKHRDIINYNIDKYSIAFEKGKSKFANLENSKIKANLIKWKVMENLDRYLLQFEANFTARGGKVIWANDADEAREEIYKIIERKRTRSIVKSKSMATEEIELNHFLESKNIEAIETDLGEYIIQLLGQKPYHFVTPAMHLSLEDIAKLFHEKFDTPLDASAEQLTLKARELLRDKYLAAEVGITGANFLVAETGSIAITENEGNARLTSTFPKTHIAVVGIEKIIPTLQDLEVFWPLLSTHGTGQNLTVYNTLLTGPKQSYESDGPEEMYVILLDNGRSNLLAQKEQRQGLYCIRCGACLNVCPIYQNIGGHTYETTYQGPIGSLISPHLNGMKEFKHLSYASTLCGKCTEVCPVGIDIQRMLLVNRKDAVEQGLSTKTEQKVWSWFTYGIQRRKLIDFFGGKFKNFFLRKFFKKTWGDQRELPKLAEKSFSKQWKEQQKNKE; this is encoded by the coding sequence ATGTCAGAGAGTACGGCAAATACGTTTTTAAAGGAAAGTGCACAGAAAGCATTTGACACCAAACATCGCGATATTATAAATTACAATATCGACAAATACAGTATTGCTTTCGAAAAGGGGAAAAGCAAATTTGCAAATCTCGAAAACTCCAAAATAAAAGCAAATTTGATCAAATGGAAAGTAATGGAAAATCTCGATCGATATCTATTACAATTTGAAGCAAATTTTACCGCACGTGGTGGGAAAGTAATTTGGGCTAATGATGCCGATGAAGCGCGGGAGGAGATTTATAAGATCATCGAACGAAAAAGAACACGGTCGATTGTAAAATCTAAATCTATGGCTACAGAAGAAATTGAGTTAAATCATTTTCTGGAGTCCAAAAACATAGAAGCCATCGAGACTGATCTCGGAGAATATATTATTCAGCTGCTAGGCCAGAAACCCTACCACTTTGTCACTCCTGCTATGCATTTAAGCTTGGAAGATATCGCTAAGCTTTTTCATGAAAAATTTGACACTCCCTTGGATGCATCTGCAGAACAGTTAACACTAAAAGCCCGCGAATTATTAAGAGACAAATACTTAGCAGCAGAAGTCGGTATTACAGGGGCTAATTTCTTAGTCGCTGAAACAGGAAGTATAGCGATTACCGAAAATGAAGGAAATGCACGTCTGACCTCCACATTTCCAAAAACACATATTGCTGTGGTGGGCATTGAGAAGATTATTCCCACACTACAAGATCTGGAAGTATTTTGGCCACTTTTATCCACACATGGTACAGGTCAAAACTTAACAGTTTACAACACCTTACTCACAGGACCCAAACAGTCTTACGAGTCTGATGGACCCGAAGAAATGTATGTTATCCTACTTGACAATGGACGTAGTAATCTCCTTGCACAGAAAGAACAACGTCAGGGCCTATATTGTATCCGCTGTGGTGCCTGCTTAAATGTATGTCCTATTTATCAAAATATAGGCGGACATACGTATGAAACAACCTATCAAGGACCAATCGGATCTTTAATCTCTCCACATTTAAATGGGATGAAGGAATTTAAACATCTGAGTTATGCATCTACCCTTTGTGGCAAATGTACCGAAGTTTGTCCCGTAGGCATCGACATTCAACGCATGCTTCTTGTCAACAGAAAAGACGCTGTGGAGCAGGGTTTATCAACTAAAACAGAACAAAAAGTCTGGAGCTGGTTTACATATGGTATCCAACGTCGAAAATTAATTGATTTCTTTGGCGGAAAATTCAAGAACTTCTTCCTCCGAAAGTTTTTTAAGAAAACTTGGGGAGATCAAAGGGAATTGCCCAAGCTAGCAGAAAAATCCTTTTCCAAACAATGGAAGGAACAGCAAAAAAACAAAGAATAA
- a CDS encoding acyltransferase family protein, translating into MTSKNIKTYLPWIDFLRILACFMVLISHSCDAFVGTFDNSSTFHQGVFWGSIIRACVPLFAMISGILLFPVQTDVATFYKKRIGRILVPLLFWSIVLPLTFFIYLNFIKSSSSALIDMNNFTVQATLTKIYTAGFNFNYDTTPLWYMYMLVGLYLIIPIIGSWLSQASKKDIQYFLGFWGITLLAPYIKMAAPTLGYTGNYGQMGLWGVCNWNEFGTFYYFSGFLGYIILAYYLVKYPFQWSLTKTISIAVPLFAVGFIITFSGFLLTQKHYPGNYANLEIVWYFCNINVAMMTAAIFLIVQKLNIRESKWIKNIAGATFGIYLCHFVIVQAMTDTFLNIDYLPASLKILSIALLSFGISYLVTKIFDTNSITRRFIR; encoded by the coding sequence ATGACCTCTAAAAATATAAAAACGTATCTTCCTTGGATAGACTTTCTCCGCATTTTGGCTTGCTTTATGGTCTTAATATCGCACAGCTGCGATGCCTTTGTTGGAACATTTGACAATAGCAGCACATTTCATCAAGGCGTATTTTGGGGCAGCATTATTCGTGCCTGTGTACCATTATTTGCAATGATCTCAGGTATATTACTATTTCCCGTACAAACCGATGTGGCAACTTTCTACAAAAAGAGAATAGGTCGAATACTTGTTCCTTTATTATTTTGGTCAATCGTCCTACCGCTCACTTTTTTTATCTATCTGAACTTTATTAAGAGTAGTTCGAGTGCTTTGATAGATATGAATAATTTTACGGTGCAAGCAACCTTAACAAAAATCTACACGGCAGGCTTCAACTTCAATTATGATACAACGCCTCTATGGTACATGTATATGCTGGTCGGTTTATATCTCATCATTCCAATTATCGGAAGCTGGTTGAGTCAAGCCAGTAAAAAAGATATTCAATATTTTCTCGGCTTTTGGGGAATTACACTTCTAGCACCTTACATCAAAATGGCCGCTCCAACTTTAGGTTATACGGGCAATTACGGACAGATGGGGTTGTGGGGTGTCTGTAATTGGAATGAATTTGGCACATTCTATTATTTCTCAGGTTTCCTGGGTTATATCATATTAGCATACTATTTAGTAAAATACCCTTTTCAATGGTCACTAACTAAAACTATTTCAATTGCCGTTCCACTTTTTGCAGTAGGATTTATCATCACCTTTTCAGGCTTTCTACTAACCCAAAAACATTATCCAGGAAATTACGCTAATTTAGAGATCGTCTGGTATTTCTGTAATATCAATGTCGCAATGATGACTGCCGCTATATTTCTTATCGTGCAAAAATTAAATATCCGCGAATCAAAGTGGATAAAAAATATAGCAGGCGCCACATTTGGCATCTATTTATGCCATTTTGTTATTGTACAGGCGATGACAGATACATTTCTGAATATTGATTACCTGCCCGCTTCCCTAAAAATTCTGTCTATTGCCCTTCTAAGTTTCGGTATAAGCTATTTGGTTACGAAGATTTTTGATACAAACTCAATTACACGAAGATTTATTCGCTAA
- the tsaD gene encoding tRNA (adenosine(37)-N6)-threonylcarbamoyltransferase complex transferase subunit TsaD, giving the protein MAIILGIESSCDETSASICINGEIHSNVIATQAIHAKYGGVVPELASRAHQQNIIPTVDEAIRQAKISKNQIDAVSFTRGPGLLGALLVGTSFAKSFALAQNIPLIDINHMQAHILAHFIEEPKPNFPFLCLTVSGGHTQIVLVKDYFEMELLGETLDDAAGEAFDKTAKILNLPYPGGPLIDKYASQGNSNTYKLPEPQIPGLNFSFSGLKTAILYLVQDQLKQNPDFLTENIADLCASVQSRIVSILLNKLKKAAKQTGVKDIAIAGGVSANSGLRKGLIEMGEQYHWNVFIPKFEYCTDNAAMIAIAGYHKYLKGDFVGQDVAPMARMHL; this is encoded by the coding sequence ATGGCTATTATTTTAGGGATTGAATCCTCTTGTGATGAAACCTCCGCTTCTATTTGTATTAACGGTGAAATTCATTCAAATGTTATTGCTACTCAGGCAATCCACGCAAAATATGGTGGAGTTGTTCCCGAGTTAGCCTCACGTGCTCATCAACAAAATATTATTCCTACGGTGGACGAAGCCATTCGTCAAGCAAAAATAAGCAAAAATCAAATAGATGCAGTGAGTTTTACGCGCGGACCTGGATTATTAGGTGCTCTTTTGGTCGGAACTTCTTTTGCAAAATCATTTGCACTTGCTCAGAATATTCCGTTAATCGATATAAATCATATGCAGGCGCATATTTTGGCCCATTTTATTGAAGAACCGAAGCCGAATTTTCCTTTTTTATGTCTAACTGTTTCAGGTGGGCATACACAAATTGTCCTGGTAAAAGATTACTTCGAAATGGAATTATTGGGTGAAACTCTGGACGATGCTGCAGGGGAAGCCTTTGATAAGACGGCTAAGATCCTCAATCTGCCTTACCCCGGTGGACCGCTTATTGATAAATATGCAAGTCAGGGTAATTCCAATACGTACAAATTACCAGAACCTCAAATTCCGGGACTTAATTTTAGCTTTTCAGGGTTAAAGACAGCAATACTCTACCTTGTTCAAGATCAGTTAAAGCAGAATCCTGATTTCTTGACAGAAAATATCGCAGATCTCTGTGCTAGTGTGCAATCCCGTATTGTCTCTATCTTATTAAATAAATTGAAGAAAGCCGCAAAGCAAACGGGTGTGAAAGATATCGCGATTGCGGGCGGTGTTTCTGCGAATTCTGGACTAAGAAAGGGATTGATTGAAATGGGGGAGCAATACCATTGGAATGTCTTTATTCCTAAATTCGAATATTGTACAGATAATGCAGCGATGATCGCCATTGCTGGATATCATAAATATTTAAAAGGGGACTTTGTTGGTCAGGATGTAGCTCCGATGGCGAGAATGCATTTATAA